A portion of the Candidatus Eisenbacteria bacterium genome contains these proteins:
- a CDS encoding methyltransferase domain-containing protein, with protein sequence MTRNGVTENAGLPCPVCQGTRFRKLFTKKGRDFWKCTECGLERQYPLPAIADLQAFYELSYAAGLYREFASAVELKRLTAEHRFRMIRDECPGHRWLDVGASNGVFVEFLRARGIDAHGIDLSHVAVAQARARGVPVESTRLEDYRAEAPFDVVSAFDLIEHAIDPVASLRAIHLLLAPGGKLVITLPNRDSAIRRLMGWRWFFYIPEEHLHYFGPSTIRRLLSRAGFATERVASISKPLSYRYSLAQLAEYNPTLHRPLRSLSRVLPSRVLDCVVPLPIGEMLVIARRESTSIA encoded by the coding sequence TTGACGCGCAACGGAGTCACCGAAAACGCCGGCCTGCCTTGTCCGGTCTGTCAGGGAACCCGTTTCCGCAAGCTGTTCACCAAGAAGGGCCGCGATTTCTGGAAGTGCACGGAGTGCGGCCTCGAGCGGCAATATCCCCTGCCGGCGATCGCCGACCTCCAGGCCTTCTATGAGCTTTCCTACGCCGCCGGCCTCTACCGTGAGTTCGCCTCCGCCGTCGAGCTCAAGCGGCTCACGGCCGAGCATCGCTTCCGGATGATCCGGGACGAATGTCCGGGACATCGTTGGCTGGATGTCGGCGCGTCGAACGGCGTGTTCGTCGAGTTCCTGCGCGCTCGGGGCATCGACGCCCACGGCATCGACCTCTCTCACGTCGCGGTGGCCCAGGCTCGCGCGCGAGGGGTGCCGGTCGAGTCCACGAGGCTCGAGGACTATCGCGCGGAGGCGCCGTTCGACGTCGTCAGCGCGTTCGACCTGATCGAGCACGCGATCGACCCGGTGGCGAGCCTGAGAGCGATTCACCTTCTTCTCGCGCCGGGCGGCAAGCTGGTGATCACCCTGCCGAACCGCGACAGCGCGATCCGCCGATTGATGGGGTGGCGGTGGTTCTTCTACATCCCCGAGGAGCACCTGCACTACTTCGGTCCTTCGACCATCCGCAGGCTCCTTTCGCGCGCGGGATTCGCCACGGAGCGCGTCGCGTCGATCTCCAAGCCGCTCAGCTACCGCTACTCGCTCGCGCAGCTCGCCGAATACAACCCCACCCTGCACCGCCCGCTGCGCTCGCTCTCCCGCGTCCTTCCTTCGCGCGTGCTCGACTGTGTGGTGCCGCTTCCGATCGGCGAGATGCTGGTGATCGCGCGCCGGGAATCCACGTCCATCGCTTGA